A section of the Humulus lupulus chromosome 2, drHumLupu1.1, whole genome shotgun sequence genome encodes:
- the LOC133814039 gene encoding uncharacterized protein LOC133814039 codes for MQEVKNVSDGAYNWLAGKNPTEWTKSHISEYPKCDILVNNLCESFNAAILDARDKPIITLLKKIRFWLMSRFYNKKAELEKMTQPVGKRILKIIEKQKEVAKHCLVTRSDKFQFQVQCSNGSALVVDLEFRTCTCRRFQLSGLPCGHALATIWFMGGNVFDYVHGFYKKESLQKAYEQSVHPMPSPDMWPQAGLNPIDPPPETKLPGRPKKARRRETDEPPPTLKKA; via the coding sequence ATGCAAGAAGTCAAGAATGTCTCGGATGGTGCTTACAATTGGCTGGCAGGGAAGAACCCCACAGAATGGACTAAGTCACATATTTCAGAGTACCCAAAATGTGACATTTTGGTGAATAATTTGTGTGAGAGTTTTAATGCAGCCATACTTGATGCTCGCGACAAGCCAATTATAACTTTACTAAAGAAAATTAGATTTTGGTTGATGTCTCgattttataacaaaaaagctGAGTTGGAGAAGATGACTCAACCTGTGGGGAAGAGAATTTTGAAGATAATTGAGAAGCAAAAAGAGGTTGCAAAGCATTGTCTGGTTACTAGGTCTGACAAGTTTCAGTTTCAGGTTCAATGCAGCAATGGTAGTGCCTTGGTTGTCGATTTGGAATTCAGAACTTGTACATGTAGGAGGTTTCAACTATCTGGGCTTCCTTGTGGCCATGCACTAGCTACTATCTGGTTCATGGGAGGTAATGTCTTTGATTATGTCCACGGATTCTATAAAAAAGAATCATTGCAAAAAGCATATGAACAGAGTGTGCATCCTATGCCTAGTCCAGATATGTGGCCTCAGGCAGGACTCAACCCAATTGATCCACCACCTGAGACGAAGCTGCCTGGAAGACCTAAGAAAGCTAGGAGAAGGGAGACAGATGAACCTCCACCTACTTTAAAGAAAGCTTGA